The Coffea arabica cultivar ET-39 chromosome 2c, Coffea Arabica ET-39 HiFi, whole genome shotgun sequence genome includes the window TCTCTTCAGACAAAACGAAGAGGAttcaaaaagaagaagaagaagaagagtataTGAAAGAATGATCATGCCAGAACTTCCAAAGTCACAATTAAATGACAACATGCAAAGGGGCCTACCACAATCTCTTCTGAGGGATCAGTAACAAACTTTCAAAAGCTTCCCAGGTAATGAGAGGGATTTTCAAGACTCATGTGATACCCTTATCAAGCTCAGGATGGAaaaatgtgtatatatatgttatgGGGTCAAGGCCATTCTAATGTTTGTCTGGAAAACAAGATTAATTAGCGAGAAGAAGAACAAGCTGATCCATCAATGATAGTCTGACTGAGTAGAATTCAAGAATGTCTATGCTAGAAGAGCAAGCAAGGGACAAATGTAAAGTAATTAGTTCTGGATGTATCAACAGCATGGATAAATGTTTCTTAACAGAGACAAGCCCTTGATACTATAGCAAATGTACAACAAACCCCACTAAAGCTGAATCAGTGACAAGCCTTCTTGGCATCTACTTGATTCCTCCTAACTCTAACCCGTCATCTAAAATGTACACCCTCCAAAATCATAATTTGCCACTTTCCACATAAAACAGATCTCTGAAAAGGAAAAGCCAACTTCACAGCATCCGCCAGGGTTTTATGGTAAATATTAACATTTATGAAGCCAAAATCAACCAATGAAGCATTATACCGAGGACTTCATCTTTCCTCTCCAATAAAACCATACCCGAAACCTTATTACAATCCACAATTTGATAAAACAGCCAAAGgtttgtagaaaaaaaaaataagcatTCTAAATCGAAaccaaaatagaaatttttaaCAGAAAAGAGGAATAGCAAGAATCAGAAAGTAAAAAAGCAAGCTGTTATTCCTTTACATGTTTGACAGGGATATCAAGATTCTTCAGCTTCCATCTGCGGGTGACAAGCAGTTTCTGTAAATCACCAATCTCGGCTTCAAGTTTTTGAACATGGGCTTCTACCCCTTTCCCCACTCCGTTCAGAAACTCTGGTATTCCTACCTTCACTGCAAGAAAATGCCAAAATCCCATCTTCGCAATCAGTCTTTAAACCCATATACCTAATGAAAACCCACGGGAAAATCGAAAAGAAAAACTAACCCACATGCATAGATATGCATGAAGCTGTGACCTTTTACCTATGTAAGGGTAggattttgaggaaaaatgagcCAACCCAGAAATGTAATAGGAAGCTGATGAGATTGATCCTTTGTTTGAGGATAAGAATTGCCTGAATGCCATATTCAGGATTTTCTTATTGACTTGAGCTTCTGATcagcttttgttttcttgaataaaTTGCTGCTTCGGGTTGGGGGTTTTGGCAGCATAAACCCTTGCATTTCAGTCACGGAGATTGTCCGTCTTTTTAGTCTCGATCTAGACGACGTCGTTGGCCGGCCGGTTTTGAGGAATAGtagtcgattttttttttttttttaacccgcCCACTAGAGCTTGTAGCTGAATCGAGCCGAATAAGTTCTGTTCGTATGTTATACGAACAGGTTCAAATTTGGGTCAAATATTAATGAATAATAAGGGTTGCTTGAATTCAATTCATTTATTTGTACAAatattcgagttcgagtttgaatTTGGCTCGTTAAACTCAACGAACTGAATCTTAGCTTGAACTCGAGGTCAAATTTGAGTTTAGAGatgatttaattatatttttaattgtgttttgtggtttaaaaataattaaataatactAATTTATGTGTAATTACTTTTTTTAGTAACATATATGATAATATTAAATGTATTTatgtttttatttaattatttattttaataattatatatgtattCACAAACTATTTGAATAGTTCGCAAGCAAATTCGTGTGCGGCTCGATTATTAAAAGACCCTAATATTGTGCTTGAACTCGATTGGTTTATTGAATTATCAAActttttttcaaacttaaaCAAGTCGAAC containing:
- the LOC113727815 gene encoding uncharacterized protein, giving the protein MAFRQFLSSNKGSISSASYYISGLAHFSSKSYPYIVKVGIPEFLNGVGKGVEAHVQKLEAEIGDLQKLLVTRRWKLKNLDIPVKHRKLIFNYAHKYRLGLWRPRAQPAKSK